AAAAACATACACGCTAGCTagaagaaatggaaaagaagtcttcttcttttttcttcaaaaatttCGTCTTCttaggaagaaaaggaaaacgtAAGCGATAGATTCCTTTTCTTAGCTAGAAGGAAATGATATTCATTCTTTGGGGATGAAGAAAATGAAAATATTCCTTCCGCGTGATGATCACAGACAGTGGCTGGGCCTGCGATCCTGTGATGATACCAAGCTAATGAAAACCTCAGACTAAAAGGCCCAATTTATATTAGGGGCCCAAAGCCCAAAAGCGGTTTGCTCTCCTATTACGATTTCGGATTTCCGTCCCTCCTTTCATTTCGAAATTACGTCGAACACCTTGTAGGCAGCAGGAACCCTGTCCTCTCATGTCCGCCCCCTGACACCCACCGCCGATcacgcaccggcggcggcacggcaagATGCTTCCCCGCGCGCGGCGCCTACACCCAGCCCTTCACCGCCTTCTCCTCCCAACCACCCCTGCACCCTCACATGCTCCACCGCGCCGACCtcaccaccccgccgccgcccaaaccTCTAAACCCTCCCCAATCCCCTTCCGCCGCCACCTAtgttccccgccgccgccggcaccgcagCCTCCAGCGGTGGTCTCCTCTGACCTCCCAGCCGTCAGCGCCAAATCTGTCTGCCCGGGATGCGGCATCACCATGCAGTCCTCGGACCCCGCCCTACCGGGGTTCTTCTCGCTCCCCTCCCCCAAATCCCCGGACTACCGCGCGCGCCTCGCGCCAATCACTGCCGACGACACCCGGATTTCCGCCTCCCTTAAGTCCGGTCAGCTCCGGGAAGGATTAGAGCCCTCGCGGGGCGCCGagctggccgcggcggcgactgAGACGGCGGAGGGCAAGGTGTTGGTGTGCGCGCGGTGCCACTCGCTGCGGCACTACGGCCGCGTCAAGCACCCCGACGCCGAGCGCCTCCTGCCGGATTTTGATTTCGTCGCAGCCGTCGGCCCGCGCCTCGCGTCGCCGTCGGGGGCCAGGTCGCTCGTGCTACTCCTAGCGGACGCCTCGGACTTCGACGGCTCCTTCCCGCGGGCCGTCGCGCGtctggtggccgccgccggcgaggcacaCAGCGCGGACTGGAAGCACGGGGCGCCGGCTAACCTCCCGCGCGCGCTGCTCGTGGTCACCAAGCTCGACCTGCTCCCAACGCCGTCTCTGTCCCCCGACGACGTGCACGCGTGGGCTCACTCCCGCGCTCGCGCCGGTGCGGGTGCCGATTTGCGGCTCGCCGGGGTGCACCTGGTTAGCGCCGCGCGCGGGTGGGGCGTGCGCGACCTGCTCGACCATGTGCGCGACCTCGCCGGGGCGCGCGGGAATGTCTGGGCCGTCGGCGCGCGG
This portion of the Panicum virgatum strain AP13 chromosome 2N, P.virgatum_v5, whole genome shotgun sequence genome encodes:
- the LOC120660481 gene encoding GTP-binding protein BRASSINAZOLE INSENSITIVE PALE GREEN 2, chloroplastic-like yields the protein MLPRARRLHPALHRLLLPTTPAPSHAPPRRPHHPAAAQTSKPSPIPFRRHLCSPPPPAPQPPAVVSSDLPAVSAKSVCPGCGITMQSSDPALPGFFSLPSPKSPDYRARLAPITADDTRISASLKSGQLREGLEPSRGAELAAAATETAEGKVLVCARCHSLRHYGRVKHPDAERLLPDFDFVAAVGPRLASPSGARSLVLLLADASDFDGSFPRAVARLVAAAGEAHSADWKHGAPANLPRALLVVTKLDLLPTPSLSPDDVHAWAHSRARAGAGADLRLAGVHLVSAARGWGVRDLLDHVRDLAGARGNVWAVGARNVGKSTLLNAIARCSGIVGRPTLTEAPVPGTTLDVIKVDGVLGAQAKLFDTPGLLHGHQLTSRLTSEEMKLVQVRKEMRPRTYRVKTGQSIHIGGLVRLDIEELTVGSIYVTVWASPLVPLHMGKTENAATMIKEHFGLQLQPPIGQGRVKELGKWVRKQFNVSGNSWDMNSKDIAIAGLGWFGIGLKGEAVLGLWTYDGVDVVSRSSLVHERASVFEEAGFTVSQIVSQADSMTNKLKGTKKTNKKKENKMSTSPITAPETAKSASTIDA